The Nostoc sp. PCC 7524 nucleotide sequence CATCTCAAGTGACAGCACTTTTAGTTGGTGATGCTCTGTTTGGTGAACAAGATTATGTTAAAGAACTACATCAACAAATTGCCAAACTAGGGCTAGAAAATCGGGTGAAATTTCTGGGATTCCGTTCTGATATTCCTCAGTTAATGGCAGCTTGTGATTTAGTTGCCCATACTTCCACTGCACCAGAACCTTTTGGCAGAGTGATTGTAGAAGCGATGTTGTGTGGTAGGCCTGTAGTTGCCGCTCAAGCTGGCGGTGCTACAGAATTAGTAGAACATGGGGTTAATGGTTTTTTAACTACGCCTGGAGATTCTCAAGAACTGGCACAAATTATTAATACTTGTCTACAAGAGAAACAGACAACTGCAACTATAGCTAGTAATGCCAGAACTAACGCTAGTCAGCGTTTTGATGTAGCTAATATCAATCAGCAAATTGCTCAACTTTTATTAAGCACATTATCAAGGCCTGCCAATTAAAAAGGGGGGAAATAGAATCAAAGTCCCCCTTTTTAAGCTATGCGTTACCCACATCTTTCTTTACAATCTTAAAACCCTTGCTCTATAAGCATCTTAAGGACTGAAACTTTAAGCATACTTGACAAATCATCATTTATTCTTCTCGCTAAAACAGTGTTTTTATTGAGAATGAAAAACGAACGAATCAGGGTTCTAGAGACGTGAGTTCATACTCTCGAAATGTTAAGAAAGATGTTTATAATGGATAGCTTTTTAAGGGGGATTTAGGGGGATCTGAAAGTATTTGATACATCACCAGGGACTTTTCAAACAACCTCTTAAGGATAGAGACCCCTATCATTTAGTGCTTGGGCTACTCTACCTACTCCCAGAGTATAGGCTGCTAACCTTAAGGGAACTTGCCGCACCTGAGATTGTTCAATCACCTGCTGATATGCTTGCACCATCAAGTGTTCCATTTCGCGGTTGACACGGATCTCATCCCAAAATAGGTAAGAAAGACCTTGCACCCACTCTAGGTAACTCACCACCACACCGCCAGCATTTGCCAGAATGTCGGGTAATACAGTCACACCACGCGCTTCTAAAATTCGGTTAGCTTCCAAAGTTACTGGGCCGTTGGCTGCTTCTGCAACAATTTGCGCCCTTACTTCGTGGGCATTTTCTTCTGTGATTTGATTTTCTAAGGCGGCTGGGATTAAAACGTCACAACGCAAAGTTAGTAACTCTGCATTGCTAATAGCCGATGCTTTGGGGAAGCCTACTACACTTTTACGATTATCGGCAGCATAAGCTTTTAATGCGGGAATATCCAGACCATGAGATGAATATACACCACCTGTAGCAGTTGAAACGGCAATAATTTTAGCGCCTGCTTGGTAAAGTAATTCAGCTGCTGCACCTCCCACATTCCCAAACCCTTGGATAACTACTCGTATTCCCTCCAGAGATTTGCCCATGTCCGCTAGTGCTTCCCGGACAATAATCATCACACCCCGTCCAGTAGCCATTTCCCGCCCCAGTGAACCACCGATAGACAACGGTTTACCAGTGACAACTCCGGGTACAGCATGACCTACATTCACTGAGTAGGTATCCATCATCCAAGCCATTTCACGGGCGGAGGTTCCCATATCTGGTGCAGGTATGTCTACTGAGGGACCAATATCTTTAATTAATTCGCTAGTATAGCGGCGAGTTATCCGTTCTAATTCACCTACACTGTAGTTTTCTGGATCGATCGCAATACCTCCCTTAGCACCACCGTAAGGTATACCCAACAGCGCACATTTCCAAGTCATCAGCATAGCTAAAGCTGATACTTCTCGTAGCGTGACAGCCGGATGGTATCGAGTTCCGCCTTTGTAGGGGCCTAAAACATCAGAATGTTGTACTCGATGTCCTGCTAGCACCCGAATGTCGCCATTGTCTAGCTTCACAGGGATGGAAACTGTCACTACCTTACGCGGGTGGCTGAGAATTTCTAGGACACCTTGATCTAGCCTTAATTCTTTCCCTGCTGCTTCTAAATAACTACAAGCTTGGTCAAATGGACAAATATGTGCTGGAGTAGCAGCTTCTAAAGGAGTGATAGGGGTTGAAACCATAAGATTTTCTCCTAATCGCGGTTTTTAGCGAACCGGATACATATATGCCTAGCCTACCTTGTGTTTTTGAGAAAATTCGGAATTTTGTAGTTTTTGTTACAATTTTATTTTGTGTTTAGAAAACCACAGATCCCAGCCAAAAATGATTGTTGGCTTTTATCTATGGTGCGAAATCATCAAGGGATCAATTTGGGGTAAAAATTTGTGAGGTAAAGTTACCGTGTAGACCATAGGGGATATGATGTTTTAGGTGTAGTCGAGCGATGGCACCTCTGTTCAAATCACGAGCATCTAAAATCACCACATCTGAGCGATGATGAGCAGCATCATAAACTAAAGCTAGTACGCAGCCATCATCTTCTGTTTGAGCATTGGGACGTGGTACAAAAATTGGCTCACCCATAAAACCACGGGGTGCAGCACTCCACAGTTGTCTTTCTCCAGACTCTAAATCAATTTTCAGCACTGCTTGCAGTGGTGCATTACCCATCTCTGCATGAGATGCCCCTATATACATATATCTATAGGTGCGTCCCACATGAGCCGGATGTATACTAGGAAACTCGCAGGAACGAGCCTCAATTAAATGACGTTCTACTTTCCCATCCTGAAGATTGACACGAAAACGCCAGAGTTGACCAGGAGAATTCGCATCAAAATCAACTTGGCGAAAATCGCTTTCTGGTTCTACTTCTGGTAATGAATCATAGCAAATGGAGTCAATAAATATTTCATTCCCCACAGTAAAAGCGTTAACGTGGTGAAATACAAAACCTGATTGTGTTTCTAAAATTTTTACTCCCGTATTTTCACCATTTGGAAAGCGAGGAATGATGATAATTTTAGTTGGTTGATTAGGCTGAAATTTAATACATTCCCCTGCCGCACGTATCCCTAAAGCAAAAGGTATAGGATTGAAAACTACAGGGTTTTGAAAGAAGATGCAGTGATGGGGAGTAATGACAAAATCGTGAATAAAACAAAAACCCGGAACGCTATGGGCTTGCTTTCTGATAACTTTACCACCTGGGTCTAACTCAAAAATAGTAATGGTAGTAGATAATCCCGGTTTAATCGAAAAATTGACTAGACAAGGGGAGCCGCCATCTTGAATGCAACTAGGATCAAAGCGGGGATGGGCGCTAAACGCTTCACCCTCTGCCAAAACTCCATCGAAATGTTCTTTCCCTAAAGTTTCGAGGGTGTAAGGATCAAGCAGGTGGGGTTCAGCAGCTTCCCACAATGCCAAAAGTTTATTCCCCCAATAAATAACATTTGTATTGGCAATGTTTTTGATTTGAAAATCAAAGATGTTAGCTAACAAACCACCAGGTTTTTGCGTACCAAAGACACCACGATAGAGAATTTTCCCAGCTTTTTGTTCTGCCAAATAACCTGTAGTTCTGACAAAGCGATTACGAAAATGAGCGCGTCCATTCACAAAAGTAATACGGCTAATCATCCCATCACCATCAAAAGGATGATGGATTGGTTGCCCATTGACATCAAATAATCCCGGCCCATTTCTCAACAATGTGCCTTGCAGTTCAGGAGGAATTTCTCCTTCTACCTCATCAATCCAATAATCAAATTCTTGGGTAAGGGATTCATAGCCTCTCTGCCAATCTTCACGAGTATATGATTTTTCTAAAACTGCTGTTTCTGAATTTTTCAAAGTTTGCATATTTTTAATGACAATCCATCAGAAGGTGTATCGTGTCTTTACAAGTGTTTAATGTGTGATTTTTTCAAATGGCTATAAAAAACAATCCATGAATATTGAGTTTTGCCAGCTTTATTGGCAAATTATGCACGGTGATATTTTTTTGATAATTCCCCTCTTAAGATGTTGAGATATCCTTACTCAACCGCTTCTGATTCTGCCTCTCTCACCATCAACCCAGAGATTAAATTGGATGTTAATTTCGGTTCTTCAGTGATTGATGTCTGGGTTTGTGAATCATCACCTGGTAGCCAATTCAGAAACGGTAAGGGTAACAGGGTACTAAGATTAGTAATCAATACCAAAAGCCATAGCAAATCAAAATTGGTTTCGGTAATTCCCAACCAGTGCATGATGATAGCTCCAAATTCGTAGGAAACCATCCCCGCTAAGTTAGATACTGACATCAACAAAGCAAATAGGGTGGCTTCTACTCCAGGGGGGCAGAGTCGCGCTGCTAGGACTAACACAGGCATATAGGCAATTTGCCCCATCACAGTGAGAATCAAGCTATCACCAAGACTAAACCAGTGATCATCTATGCCCAAAGCTCGGTTTGTATGTGTCACCAACAGTAGCATTGTCATGCCCAAAACGGCGGAGATGACTGTACTCCAAGCAAAAATGACTCTAAATGGCACACTTTTGAGGAAGCGTTGAAAAATCCAAATGCCAATTAAAGAAGCAATACTGGTTACTAAACGCACCCGCCCTAAAAATTCTGGCGCAAAGTGAAGTTCGTTAGTGGTGAAGAAGAAAAAGGCAGAGTCAGCTGTTGGGGTGGCTTGCCAGATAAAGACAAATGCGGTCGGTAGCCATATAGTTTTTTGGGTAATGGCTTGACGTAGTTGTCCTATTTGATGCTTGATGCTTAATGTGTTGGTGTTGCCGTTGCTATCTTTACTTACGGGAGATTCAGCAATTAACCAAGCGATACAGGAGACAATCAGGGGAAATGAAGCAGTAATCCCAAAGACAGTGCGGGTAGTGAAGTGTTCGAGAAGCAGACCGCTAAAATATGCTGTGATTAATCCGCCTACTGCGGAAGCACCCCAACATAATGACTGTAGAGAACCGGCATCTGCTTGTGATTCTACCCTTGCCCGTTCGACAACTAGGGAATCAACAATCACATCACTAACGGCGACGGAGAGAGAACCGAGAGCGATCGCGATCGTTGCCGCCCAGCGATCATGTACTATGGTGGCCAAACTCACCCAAGAAATAGTACCTAATAATCCCGATAGGATTAAGTAAGGACGGCGACGGTAGCCAAATATGGGCAAGCCATCTGAGATAAAGCCAAACATTGGCTTGATAATCCACGGTAAGGCGACAATTCCCAATAGGGCTGACACCTGAACTGGACTCAGTAACAATTCATCTTTGAGGAAAAAGCTGACAGCTAAACGCGCCAACCCTAAAATTCCTTGCACAAAGTAAACGGTCAGAATAGCAATTAACTCGGCAGTTGGTTCATTGCCGAAGAAAATTTTTTCTGTTACTGAGTCTTTCACCTTGGACAAGCCAGAGGAGTCAATCAGCATTTGATGAATATTTTTTAAGTTTTATCGACTTTTCTATCATATCGATTTCTTCTAATCTCGGTTTTGTAAAAAAATTCTTAAATTCCCAGATTTTTGTGGGATTGATGACAAAACTGTTAAAGTTAAGATTTGCTTAACACAATCACTGCATTTTGTCCACCAAAACCAAAGCTGAAACATAATGTTTGCCGGATAGGATGGTGAAGTGCTGTCCTAACTATATTTAAATCAAATTCTGGCTTATGTAATCCTACGCAGGGAGGCAAAATTTGCTGTTGCATAGCTAACAATGTAAAAGCTACTCCTAAAGCTCCTGATGCCCCTAGAGTGTGACCTGTAGCTCCTTTAGTAGAACTAATTGGTACTTGATCAGGAAATAGCTTTTTTATGACTTTGCTTTCTACGCGATCGTTGAGTGGGGTAGCTGTACCGTGAGTATGAATGTAATCTATATCCTGGGGTGTGAGGTGAGAACGTTCTAAACTTTGCTTGATAGCAGCGATCGCACCCCTACCTTCCAAGTCTGGCTGATTGCTATGATATGCGTCTGCGGTGAAACCAAAACCCAGCACTTGACCATAAATTTTGGCTTGACGCTGCTGGGCTAACTCTCTTGATTCCAAGACAAACACAGCCGCCCCTTCACCTAATACCAAGCCTTCACGGTTGATATCAAAGGGATAAGCTCCTGTTTTAGCTAAAGCCCCCATCTGTTGAAATCCTGAGATAGTTAGGGGTGTAATTGGTGCTTCTACAGCCCCAGCGATCGCTCGTTGACATTGCCCTGTCTGAATCAAAAAAGCTGCTTGGGAAATCGCCCAAATTCCTGTAGCACAAGCTGCCATCGGTGCTAACACTATTCCTGTTGCCCCAATTTGCCTTGCAGTTGCGATCGCATTCATATGGGGTAAAAATTCTAACCAATCCTCTAACTTCTCTTCCGTAGCCCATGAGTATTGGTTGAGATATTTCTCATTTGTTTGCCGTGCCAAATTTTCCCATGATGCCTGATGGCTACGACTTGAGCCAATAACTACAGCACAATCAGGCAAAGGTAAAGATAAACCAGCATCTTCAATGGCTGCAACTACAACCTGTTGGGTTAATGTTTTCAACTTAGCTGGTTTCGTACCAATCAAGCCTAGAGGGATAGGTGCTAACTCTGGAAATATTTGATGCTGTTGAATTCCAGATTTACCAGCAATTAATTTTTGCCAACTCTCCTCTAAGCTTTTACCCAAAGCGGAAACCAGTCCAATACCGGTGATAACAACTTCAATCAATTTTAGATTTAGGGAATGGGGAATGGGGAATGGGGAATAGGAAATTGACAAAAATTGTGATATTACTTCTCTCACAACTCCCTACTCCCTACTCCCTATTCTCCAATCACTATTGCGGAGTTTTTAAATTTTCAGCCCCTTGAGTGACTTTCGCCGATTCAATGCGATCGCCTTGCTGAATCTTGTTAACTACATCAAAGCCATTGGTGACATAACCAAAAACCGCATAGTTACCATCTAAAAATCCTAAGTCAGCTAAAGCAAAATAAAACTGAGAAGAAGCAGAATCTGGTTGCTGCGATCGCGCCATTGCTACCGCACCTTGTTTATGCTGTAACTCTGGTTGCTTGGTCACACGAGCCGATTCAAAGGTTTTACTATAGATTGGGTTTTGTTCTCCTTTGGGCTTAATTTCCAAAGGAATATAACGTGCGCCAGTTTTTGGGTCACTATAACCACCAGTTCCCAAAAGTTGCACAGGAGTTTTCGGGTCTTTACTTTGAGGATCGCCCCCCTGCACTACAAAAGGTTGGGGATCTCTGACAACTCTATGGAACATTGTGCCATCGTACACACCCTTCTGCACTAAATCAACAAAGTTGCCGGCTGTAATCGGGGCATTAGTACCGTCTACTTCGATAGTAATTGGCGAGCCATTCACCCTCATCTCCACGGTAGCTTTGCCATCGAGGCGTGGTAGATTGTTCATTCCTGGAATACTCTCACTTATTGTTTCCGATACAGATGTTGCTTCAGTATTTGTTGTGGTTGTTTCGGTTGTTGTTGATGCTGGGGAAGAATCAGAGCTTACTTGCTGTGGAGAACAGCTTCCCAACATCAAAGAACCAATCATCAAAAGCGCAACTAAGAATTGTGAAACTTTTAACCGCATTGCCAGTTACTGACTCAACCAGTGTATCTTAGCCTCTTTTTGATGTTAGGGATTGGGGATTGGGGATTGAGGACAATATTCTCCTCTACTCCTCTGTCACCTGTCACCTGTCACCTGTCACCTGTGCTTACAACCCTTCCAACGGTACACCCAAAAAACGAGCTAACTCTGCACCTTGGGTTTCTAACTCTGCTATGGGTAACGGTTGTCCTACCCTTGTCAAGGGAATATCTCGGCGACCTTTAACACGGAGATATAGGGCGCGACGAGGATTTAAACCTTCTTGGATATCTATCCGCACAGCTTGTGCATCTTGAATGCGGGAATCAATTTCAATCCGGCGATTTTTGCCAGGAAAGCCCCAACGAAAGATTTTGATGTAACCAGTTTCTTTATTGAAATCGTTGTAACCGCCGCCTAAGTCCCAGAGGATAGCTAGCCACAGGTACAATGCTAAAAGCAGACCAGCCGAACCATATAACCCCATCACCAGCCCTTGAGGGACAAAGACTAATTGAGATGGATCGGTAACTATGAGTAAATTTACGTTTAAATAACTCGATATCCCAGCCAATAAAAAGCCACTAGCTCCCATTGTGACAATAGTTGCCCACCAGTAGTTGCTAAACCGACGAGAACCGAGAACCTTTTGATGTAGGAGGCGTGAAGCGGAGCTATCGCCGTTAGGTGAATCGCCTTTGTTAACTGTTGTTGATGCCGTCATTGAACTACCTTGGCCTGTGAGTGCTTCCCTTTTCTAAAAGTCTGCCATTTGAACAGGATGTCTTGCAAGTTAAATGTTGGGCATAAATCAATTCAAAATTCAAAATAGTCTACGACTAGGCTAACGCCTCCGTAGGGAAGGCTTGCGCCTACAAAATTCAAAATTAAAGAATTCTTGCCAAAAAATCTCCTCTGCTCACGTACTCCCCTGCTCTCCTGCTCACCCACTTCCCACTCCCCAGTCATAAGATTTCTGAGAAAAGGTGTGTCAAATTGTTAAAATTCTGATATTGATAGTATTTAATAGGTTCGTGTTAAATACTGGATTCCTCTACGTGAATTGAGCGAAAACCCGAACAATGTGATAAGTTAAGAAACATTAAGTTACCACAAGCTAGGTAACTAGCTCGTGATACGTGTAACGATATATCTCTGAGAAATGCCAACTTGATCAGGCGGTAGCATCTCAGGAACTCAGCAATTAT carries:
- a CDS encoding Glu/Leu/Phe/Val family dehydrogenase — encoded protein: MVSTPITPLEAATPAHICPFDQACSYLEAAGKELRLDQGVLEILSHPRKVVTVSIPVKLDNGDIRVLAGHRVQHSDVLGPYKGGTRYHPAVTLREVSALAMLMTWKCALLGIPYGGAKGGIAIDPENYSVGELERITRRYTSELIKDIGPSVDIPAPDMGTSAREMAWMMDTYSVNVGHAVPGVVTGKPLSIGGSLGREMATGRGVMIIVREALADMGKSLEGIRVVIQGFGNVGGAAAELLYQAGAKIIAVSTATGGVYSSHGLDIPALKAYAADNRKSVVGFPKASAISNAELLTLRCDVLIPAALENQITEENAHEVRAQIVAEAANGPVTLEANRILEARGVTVLPDILANAGGVVVSYLEWVQGLSYLFWDEIRVNREMEHLMVQAYQQVIEQSQVRQVPLRLAAYTLGVGRVAQALNDRGLYP
- a CDS encoding carotenoid oxygenase family protein, whose amino-acid sequence is MQTLKNSETAVLEKSYTREDWQRGYESLTQEFDYWIDEVEGEIPPELQGTLLRNGPGLFDVNGQPIHHPFDGDGMISRITFVNGRAHFRNRFVRTTGYLAEQKAGKILYRGVFGTQKPGGLLANIFDFQIKNIANTNVIYWGNKLLALWEAAEPHLLDPYTLETLGKEHFDGVLAEGEAFSAHPRFDPSCIQDGGSPCLVNFSIKPGLSTTITIFELDPGGKVIRKQAHSVPGFCFIHDFVITPHHCIFFQNPVVFNPIPFALGIRAAGECIKFQPNQPTKIIIIPRFPNGENTGVKILETQSGFVFHHVNAFTVGNEIFIDSICYDSLPEVEPESDFRQVDFDANSPGQLWRFRVNLQDGKVERHLIEARSCEFPSIHPAHVGRTYRYMYIGASHAEMGNAPLQAVLKIDLESGERQLWSAAPRGFMGEPIFVPRPNAQTEDDGCVLALVYDAAHHRSDVVILDARDLNRGAIARLHLKHHIPYGLHGNFTSQIFTPN
- a CDS encoding folate/biopterin family MFS transporter, translating into MLIDSSGLSKVKDSVTEKIFFGNEPTAELIAILTVYFVQGILGLARLAVSFFLKDELLLSPVQVSALLGIVALPWIIKPMFGFISDGLPIFGYRRRPYLILSGLLGTISWVSLATIVHDRWAATIAIALGSLSVAVSDVIVDSLVVERARVESQADAGSLQSLCWGASAVGGLITAYFSGLLLEHFTTRTVFGITASFPLIVSCIAWLIAESPVSKDSNGNTNTLSIKHQIGQLRQAITQKTIWLPTAFVFIWQATPTADSAFFFFTTNELHFAPEFLGRVRLVTSIASLIGIWIFQRFLKSVPFRVIFAWSTVISAVLGMTMLLLVTHTNRALGIDDHWFSLGDSLILTVMGQIAYMPVLVLAARLCPPGVEATLFALLMSVSNLAGMVSYEFGAIIMHWLGITETNFDLLWLLVLITNLSTLLPLPFLNWLPGDDSQTQTSITEEPKLTSNLISGLMVREAESEAVE
- a CDS encoding beta-ketoacyl-ACP synthase, producing the protein MIEVVITGIGLVSALGKSLEESWQKLIAGKSGIQQHQIFPELAPIPLGLIGTKPAKLKTLTQQVVVAAIEDAGLSLPLPDCAVVIGSSRSHQASWENLARQTNEKYLNQYSWATEEKLEDWLEFLPHMNAIATARQIGATGIVLAPMAACATGIWAISQAAFLIQTGQCQRAIAGAVEAPITPLTISGFQQMGALAKTGAYPFDINREGLVLGEGAAVFVLESRELAQQRQAKIYGQVLGFGFTADAYHSNQPDLEGRGAIAAIKQSLERSHLTPQDIDYIHTHGTATPLNDRVESKVIKKLFPDQVPISSTKGATGHTLGASGALGVAFTLLAMQQQILPPCVGLHKPEFDLNIVRTALHHPIRQTLCFSFGFGGQNAVIVLSKS
- a CDS encoding peptidylprolyl isomerase; the protein is MRLKVSQFLVALLMIGSLMLGSCSPQQVSSDSSPASTTTETTTTNTEATSVSETISESIPGMNNLPRLDGKATVEMRVNGSPITIEVDGTNAPITAGNFVDLVQKGVYDGTMFHRVVRDPQPFVVQGGDPQSKDPKTPVQLLGTGGYSDPKTGARYIPLEIKPKGEQNPIYSKTFESARVTKQPELQHKQGAVAMARSQQPDSASSQFYFALADLGFLDGNYAVFGYVTNGFDVVNKIQQGDRIESAKVTQGAENLKTPQ
- a CDS encoding photosystem I assembly protein Ycf4, whose protein sequence is MTASTTVNKGDSPNGDSSASRLLHQKVLGSRRFSNYWWATIVTMGASGFLLAGISSYLNVNLLIVTDPSQLVFVPQGLVMGLYGSAGLLLALYLWLAILWDLGGGYNDFNKETGYIKIFRWGFPGKNRRIEIDSRIQDAQAVRIDIQEGLNPRRALYLRVKGRRDIPLTRVGQPLPIAELETQGAELARFLGVPLEGL